The following is a genomic window from Bacillus sp. BGMRC 2118.
CTATGGTTCCCTTGAAAGATTTATGGGCATTCTAATTGAACATTATGCAGGTGACTTCCCGCTATGGTTAGCACCAAGTCAAGTGAAGATACTACCGATCGCTGATTCACACAACTGTTATGCTTACCATGTGAAAGAGCAACTAGAAGCTGCAGGATTTCGAGTTGAGATGGATGATCGCATCGAAAAGGTGGGGCTAAAAATTAGAGAAGCGGAGCTTCATAAAGTTCCATATATGCTTATCATCGGTGATAAAGAGATGGAGAGTGGAACAGTTTCCGTACGCAAGAGAAAAGAGAAAAATACAGGGGTTATGCATTATCTAGAGTTCTTACATTTATTAAAAGAAAACAATAATCACTAACAAAATTTAACATTATATGCTAAAATTAATATCTTCATTTAATGGGTGGTGGTTGTAATGGAAATCGTATTTCGTCATGTTGCTCGTGCTGTAATTCCTTATCAAGGAAAAATTCTTATCGCTCAACTTATTGATGCTCATTCCTTCTTGCCAGGCGGTGGTGTAGAACAAGGTGAGTCTTGTGAATCTGCTCTTAAGCGTGAGTTATATGAAGAGCTAGGAATTGCAGAAATAAAAGTAACGTCATTTATAGGTGTTATGGAGGATAGTCGTGAAGAAAATGGAACCATTTATCATTCCATCTCACATGTATTTGAGGTTTTAATAAAAGATGAGGAACTTAGCAAACATGTTCCAACTCCTGTTTCAAGAGAAAGCCATTTGCGTTTTTATTGGTTAGAGCCTAGCAAAGAAGAACTTTCCCGCCACAAGGTATTGTCAAGGTCGGTACCGGAACTTATCTCTGCATACTATTTAACAAAAAGGCCACATTGGTTCACCGATATGCAACATTTAGCTAGTAAAAATAGGTTATAAGGAAAAGGGCGAGCTTTCGCAGCGCCCTTTCACTTATTCATTCCAAGCTTTTTTAGGTCAATCCTTAGGATATCCAAACTTATTTCTATAAGCTTATCTTTCCTCTGTAATTTTACCTTACGATTCATTAGTAAGGTTCTTTCTTCATTAATTTCCCCTGAAAGAAAAACTTTTCTTTATCTCTCGTTTCGTATTTTATTGACTAATTAAACAACTCTAAGAAAAATAATAGAGCTAACAAGTATCCAGTCAACTCAAATGTTCTTTTTAAGGCTTCGCATTGATTGACCAGGCCAAAATAAACATCATAGCTGTAAAGATTAATATAAAGCTATTTATACCGATTCCCCACCATGCATACATTCTCGAATGCTTTCGAGTAAACAGCCCGATGATTCCTAAAAATAATCCTATAAATGGGAGTTGGAAGAGCAGGACTTCTGGATAATCTCCTCCTTTCAATAATAGAGCTGCATTCAGTCCTGCGAGTGAGATTAATCCGCATAAGAAAGATAAAAAACCCGTAATGGTATGAACCTTCTTCTTATTTATTTCCAATTCCATAGTTTAACCTCCCCTACCTTAATTGCACGTACTTGTTGCATTTCCTTAAGCTTTAAAATTTCAGAAGTGGGACCTGTAATGACAGCACCATAGACGTTTATTCCATTCGTTTCTATATAATTCAGACGTTCTTTTAGCTCTAATGATTTATGCCTAGAGATTTGCTCAGCAACTTCCTCGTTCTTTTCTAATAACTTTAAAATATCAATAAATACTTCCACGTTTGTTTGATCCTGAGATTTAAAGGGTGACCATGTTGTTGGATCATATTGGGCTGGGTATCCGATTGCGGAAACCGGAACTCCTTCGTGATCAACCTGCTTTTCCTCTAACCCAGTATCAATAGCTAGCCATCTAACTTCCATTGTGGAAGGAACTAACTTTTCTAGTTGTTTCGGTTCCATTACATCCGTAAAAGAAACGTATACTTCTGATACTGTGCCTTCGGGTAGACCCGCTAGCATTTCCCATTCATCCTTTATATTAAATGGAATATTTGCCTGTGGATGTAACAGTCTCTCGTTCTCGATAAGAGGAGTTGTTAAGGGACGATCTAGATTGCTTTTTTCTTTTGGAAAATTCGGCTTATCAAGCGCAAAATAGATAGAGTAATCTCCCGCTTTATAGTCTTCTTTACCAATTCGCTTGTACGTATTAAAGAAGATTTCCATTGAGAAAAAACCGATTTCATGTTCAATTTCCATTTCTTCCAAACTTGTATTTGGTTCTGTTACATAAAGTGTTTTCCCTGTAATATCAATTAGTTTATCTGCCTTTCCATGAAATCCATAATAATTATAGGATAATAAAGTGGTAATAGGTATGATAAGTAATATTAGTGCTAGACTAACCATCACACTTGTCGTTCGGGCTGTATTTTTACTTCGGTTTACAATTTTCCGTTGTTCCTTTTCTGGAATGGAATAATTACTTTTCAGTTCTTGTTTCGTCCCCTTAAGGAATTCCTTATATAGGTTTTCATCTTGCTCTTTTCCCTTATTATTCTCTTCCTTCATCTTTTCTCATCCTTTCTACCACTTTAGCCATTAGTTTCTTTCTCCCTCTATATAAATGACTTTTAAATGTATTCAACTTTAATCCTAGTACTTCTGTGGCCTCTTCATACGTGAGTTCATGTAAATCACATAGTAAGATGGCTTGCTTCTCATTTTCTTGCAATAACTTCAAGTCCTCTAACAAAAGCGATAAAGATTCATTTTCTAATACTTTCTTTTCCGGATTGATTGCATCTGTTGCTTGCTCCTTCACCTCTCTAGTCAAAATTGCTCGTTTATTCTTACGGGTATAGTCAATAAATGCATGATACGCAACTTTAAACAACCATGCTTTTATATTTTGAATCTCATATTCTTCTAGAGTCATATATGCCCTTAAGAATGCCTCCTGCACCAAATCCTCCGCTATATAATGATCCTTCGAAAGGGAAAATAAGTAGCGATATAAATCGTTCATTTGCAATTTATAGATGTCTTCTAACTCCACTACTGTTCCCCCTTTCACTGTATCCACGTTTCAACTTACCAAAAAGTTGCAGTAATTACTAAAACTATTAAACTTTTTCTATTCACCTACTGGAGGGCTATAACATCCTTATCATACAAATGTGTTATTTTCTGTAAATTCATACTATTTTTAGGTAAGCTCTATGAAAGGTGCTTATTTTACTATAAATTAAATAGAATAGAATAATTTTATAAAAAGTGAGGGAATTGTATGTACAAGTTATATTGTCGGACCTACCAGGGTGCTTTCAAGGTTGCTTCACGATTTTTGCCATGGCGGTTTCCAGAATTAGTAGAGGGTGAAAATAGTTTACAGCAATTACCTGAACTCATTCGATCAAAAGGAATCACGAGTGTACTCATCGTTACAGACAAGGGTATTACTTCACTTGGATTAATAGACGGACTACTAGAAGGACTAAAGAGAGAAAATATTGATTACTTCATCTATGATAAAACAGTACCAAATCCCACAATTGTCAACATTGAAGAAGCACTCGAGTTATATAAGGAATATAACTGCCAGGCAATCATAGCCTTTGGTGGTGGTTCACCGATCGACTGCGCAAAAGGTGTCGGAGCACGTGTTGCAAAACCGAACAAAACAATTGCTCAAATGAAGGGAGTACTCAAGGTCAGAAAGGAGATTCCTCCTTTGTTTGCCGTACCGACAACTGCAGGAACCGGTAGTGAAGCAACATTAGCTGCAGTTATTTCAAACAGCCAAACACATGAGAAGTACACAGTGAATGATATGTCACTCATTCCTCATTATGCAGTTTTAGACCCGCTGCTCACTGTCGGCTTACCCCCTCATATCACTTCGACAACCGGTATTGATGCCTTAACACATGCCATTGAGGCTTATATCGGAAGAAGCAATACTGAAATGACCAGACAATTAAGCCGCGAAGCTGTTACCTTAATTTTCGATAACATTTACGAAGCTTACTCAAACGGTAAAAATATTAAGGCACGTACGAACATGCAAAAAGCAGCCTATAAGGCTGGTGTTTCCTTTACAAGGGCATATGTTGGCTATGTACATGCTATTGCGCATACATTAGGAGGCTTTTATTCAGTTCCCCACGGCTTAGCAAATGCTATTATCTTACCGTATGTGTTAGATTATTATGGAGAGAGTGTACATAAACCATTAGCTGAACTTGCAGACCTCGTTGGAATTAGTAAAGAGTCAGAAACAGATGAACAAAAAGCCCAAGCATTTATTGAAGCCATTCGAAAGCTTAATGCTAGTATGAACATTCCGAACAAAATTAGCGGAATTGTAGATCAAGACATTCCGATAATGGTAGAACGTGCTCTACAAGAGGCAAATCCACTTTATCCAGTTCCGAAAATACTTCGGAAAGATGACTTATTCAAGCTTTACGAAATGATAAAAGAGTAAATACAAAAAGGAGGAATTCCTTTGGAAAACTTTAATACTTTGATAGCAAAGCAAAAATCGTATTTTCTCACAGGAAAAACAAAGGAAGTTCAATTTCGTATTGATTCGCTTGAAAAATTACGAACAGCCATACGAAACTATGAAAAGGAATTATTAGCTGCACTCAAAACCGATTTAAATAAATCCGAGTTCGATGCCTATACAACGGAAATTGGTGTTTTGCTTGAAGAAATCCGCTTTACATTGAGTCATTTACGCTCATGGGTGAAGCCAGAGAAAGTGAAAACACCTGTTACCCATGTCGGTTCTACTAGTTATGTTTACCCTGAACCATACGGAGTTGCCCTCATTATCTCACCGTGGAACTATCCCTTCCAACTGGCAATTGCCCCATTAATCGGCGCAATTGCAGCTGGGAATTGTGCCATTATTAAACCGTCTGAGCTAACTCCAAAGACGTCTGAAGTTTTGGCAAAACTAGTAAAGGAAGTTTTCCCGGAGGAGTATGTTACTGTTGCTCTAGGCGGTGTGGAGGTAAGTACTGCTCTTTTAAGTGAGAACGTTGATTATATTTTCTTTACAGGCAGTGTTCCTGTGGGAAGAGTCGTAATGGAAGCTGCATCTAAAAACTTAACTCCCGTTACATTAGAGCTCGGGGGAAAAAGTCCATGCATCGTTCATGAGGATGCAAACTTGAAATTGGCTGCAAAACGGATTGCATGGGGTAAGTTTACAAATGCCGGACAAACTTGTGTAGCTCCTGATTATGTATATGTTCACACCTCTGTAAAGGATCAATTCTTAATACAATTTAAAGAAGCCATAACGGAATTATATGGTGATGAGCCATTACAAAACCCAAACTTTACACGCATTGTGAGTGAACGCCATTTCAACAGATTAACTACCTTTTTAAATGATGGTCAAACTTATTTGGGTGGTAACAAGAATTCAGATAAACTGTTAATTGAGCCTACTGTTCTTACGAATATTACATGGGACGACTCCGTTATGGCAGATGAAATTTTTGGACCTATTCTTCCTGTAATGGAGTATACAGACCTTACTGAGGTTATATCAGGGATACAGAATCATCCGAACCCACTTGCTCTGTATGTATTTACAGAAAGTGCAGAGATCGAGAAAGAGGTACTTACTAACATCTCCTTTGGCGGTGGTTGTGTAAACGATACACTTTATCACCTTGCATCCCCGCACTTACCATTCGGAGGAGTTGGGAACAGTGGCATGGGAGCATACCATGGAAAGGGAAGCTTTGATACATTTTCCCATAAAAAAGCCGTGCTAAAGCAAACAACATTATTTGATATTCCCTTCCGATATCCAAACGCAAAAAATGGATTAAAACGAATTAAGATGTTTTTAAAATAGAATTGGAGCCTTTTGGCTCCTTTTTTCTACTAGATTCATCAATATGTACTTCATGACTTATTTCTTATGATCCTTACGCTTTCACGGTCGATAAGTTTTGGTTTTATTAGTTCGTTTCCACCAGTTCCACCTGCTATTAACTTTAGCAATTCTTTACTTGCCGTTATAGCAATCTGCTTATAATCTATTTGAATGGTTGTTAGAGGCGGATTGTAAAACTGGGTAAGCTTATGACCGTCATAGCCAATAATTGAGATGTCTTTAGGTATAGATATCTTTAATTTCGTTAGTCTTGATATTGCTCCCATTGCCATAACATCATTTGCAAAAAATATGGCGGATATTTCAGGATTTATACGTAGTAATTCAACAGCACTATCTGCTCCACCTTCTCCCTTATAATTACTTTCTAGCACATACTCCTCTTTATAAAGTATACCGTGTCTTTGTAGTGCATGTTTATACCCTTGATATCGAAGGTTTGATATGTGGATAAAACTTGGTCCATTCACAAAACCAATATGCTTATGACCTGATAAGATTAAATGTTCAACTGCAAGATATCCTCCTAGCACTTCATCTGTATTAACTGTAGAACAATGAGGAGCTGTCATATCTTCTTCTAGCACAACCACGGGAGTTGTCATTCTAGATACATCCTCAAAGATAGGATGCCCCTTTAAAAAACCCGGAAAAATGATACAGCCTTCAAAATTTCTCTTTTGAATGAATTGCTGTAACTCACCCTTACGATAGTTAACTCGTGATACAGTTTGTATCATTGTATCTTTTCCTGCTTCTTTCAATACCTGATTTATATAAGGTAAATGGTTGAGAAATGCAGGTTCTACCTCATAGTCATCTCCGTGTAGAATTAGCCCAATTACATTACTTCTTTTTCTTACTAATTCCTTTGCTCCTTCATTCGGCACATATCCTAATTCATCAACCGCTTGCAATACCTTTTTCCGAGCCCTTTCACTAACGCCATATTGGTTATTTAAAGCTCTTGATACAGTACTTACAGATAAATTACAATAATTTGCAAGATCAATAATTGATACTCCCACTTCATTTCCCCCGGTTATTCTAATTTAGCTACTTTTTCTTCTAGTTCAAAAATCAGTTCATTTGCTTCTCTTTTATTAACCTCTACTTGACCTTTCCTTTTTAATTTAGTTGATAATTCCTTTATTTTATTAATCTGAGTTTGTGTTGCTTGTTGAGTTTCAATTATTTTCTCAGCATTTTGATTCGAAACTTTACATGCAGTTTCCGGTTCCAATAAATGAATTGTTTCATAAATTGCCTCAGTTGCTTGACTATAGGTCATCCCATACCCACCATCGGTTCCAAATATAAATTGATTAGGGTATTTTTCTATAACTGGAACAAAATCCTCCAGATTATAGCCTCCCTTTTTTGATGCCTGAAGAGTATATCCAGCAAAAAAATCAATATATAAATTTTTATGTTTTTTCAGCAACTCCTCAATTGCTTTAGGTGTATTCTCTACATTGGCGTGTCCAAAAATAAACGCAGTATTTGGATAATCAGTTAATGCTTGTTCAAGTACACGAATTGGATGTCCATCTGGTGGGTCAATATGCAATAAAACCGGGGCACCATATTCTGCAGCTAACTCATAAACTTGTGGAAGTTTTTTGTCTAAAGGGTGTATTCCTTTCCATTTTACTGAAGATAAAACGGGTGAATGTGTACTTGCTGCTGCCAGTTCTCCAATTCCTAAGTAACCCCTTTCTAACTGATTTTTTGTATATACAATACCTGATTCATCATTAATATTAATCCCGGCAAAGAATGGTAAAACGTCTCTCGGCAATCTTTTGTATGAAATAAATGATTGCTCATCCGTCCCCATCGCTGAAGGTTCTGACACATTCCCAAAAATAAATGTTTGATCAATATGATAGGACTTCCATTCCTCAACGGATACAACAGCTGATGGTCCTCCATGATTATGTACATCAATTACTTTTAAATCTTTATACATTTCTATTAATGTCGTCTCCTTGTTAGTTTGTTGACGCATTGCAATGACATCCTCCTTACAATTTACGTCTTCTGAATATGTAGAGACAGGAATGACTGTTAATCCTTTATTACTAGTAACAGAAGTATAAACACCAACAATTCCAATCATAATAACTAGAGTAATAGAAAGTATCAATGTAGACTTTTTTTTATTCAATTTACTACCCCCTTCAATTTCGGGAACGTTCCCTATTATCTGAAAATTTAACACACGCCCCTTTTACCTGTCAATATCTTCAAATGTAAAGTTTGCTGAAAACTTCACATAAAAAGATCCTGCTATAAATAACAGGATCTTTTCTTACTTCAATATTACAGCATTTAGTTAATCCGTGAATTTATTATGCTTTATTAATATATTTAGCAACATATCTTAATGATTATAATTAAACTCTACTACCTCCTCATCCCCTGTTTCCATATCCTTCACTCTATACTCATTTGCTGCTATTTCGTCAGCCCCAACGATTATCACTCTTTGAATCTTCTCTTTATTCGCCTTTTCTAATGCCTTGCCCAGCTTTTTGTTTCCCATTTCCAGTTCTACTTTATATCCTTTGCTTCGTAACGACTGAGCAATTAATAGCGATTCCCTTCCTGTATTGAGTGGGACAATATAATAGTCTACATATGGTTCCTCTATTCTCTCCTTCTTGCACATGGCTGTATAAATCACATCAAGTCCAAACGAAATGCCAACAGTAGAATAATCCTCATTTGTTCCAATTAACCCACCAATTGCATGATCATAGCGACCTCCACTACCAATACTAGACGTAATGGCTTGATTCGTTAAAAAAATTTCATATACCGTTCCTGTATAAATTTCCAGCCCTCTTGCTAAAAACGGATTGAATAGACACTGACTTTTCACCCCTAGGGCGTTTAAATATGAATCCAGTTCAATCAATTCATTGTGGCCTTCTTTTATAAGACCGTTTTGCTTCGAATAAGTTTCAAAGTATGAATAGGATGTATTAGCAGAATTCGTTAAAAACTCTCGAATTTTTTGAACAGTATCTTCTCCTAACCCCTGTTCTGCCAATTCACTTGTAACTGCCTGCACACCAACCTTTTCAAGCTTATCAAGAATTAATATCACCTTATTCACCTTATCAGCTGGTGTACGGAACAGTTCAAGCATACCTGTCAGTAATTTTCGATTGTTATATTGAATCGTGACTTGAAGGTCAAGTTTTGAAAATGCATCCAAGGCCATAACCATCAATTCGGCCTCTGCTAGTTGTGAATCGACACCAACGATATCCACATCACATTGTGTAAACTCTCGAAACCTTCCTGTTTTAATAGGACCGTCTCTGAATACCTTTCCTATTTCATAGCGTTTAAAGGGCATTCTTATTGATGGATTCATTGCGATAACCTTTGCAAAAGGTATTGTTAAATCATATCGGAGTGCAAG
Proteins encoded in this region:
- a CDS encoding NUDIX domain-containing protein, with product MEIVFRHVARAVIPYQGKILIAQLIDAHSFLPGGGVEQGESCESALKRELYEELGIAEIKVTSFIGVMEDSREENGTIYHSISHVFEVLIKDEELSKHVPTPVSRESHLRFYWLEPSKEELSRHKVLSRSVPELISAYYLTKRPHWFTDMQHLASKNRL
- a CDS encoding anti-sigma factor gives rise to the protein MKEENNKGKEQDENLYKEFLKGTKQELKSNYSIPEKEQRKIVNRSKNTARTTSVMVSLALILLIIPITTLLSYNYYGFHGKADKLIDITGKTLYVTEPNTSLEEMEIEHEIGFFSMEIFFNTYKRIGKEDYKAGDYSIYFALDKPNFPKEKSNLDRPLTTPLIENERLLHPQANIPFNIKDEWEMLAGLPEGTVSEVYVSFTDVMEPKQLEKLVPSTMEVRWLAIDTGLEEKQVDHEGVPVSAIGYPAQYDPTTWSPFKSQDQTNVEVFIDILKLLEKNEEVAEQISRHKSLELKERLNYIETNGINVYGAVITGPTSEILKLKEMQQVRAIKVGEVKLWNWK
- a CDS encoding sigma-70 family RNA polymerase sigma factor → MELEDIYKLQMNDLYRYLFSLSKDHYIAEDLVQEAFLRAYMTLEEYEIQNIKAWLFKVAYHAFIDYTRKNKRAILTREVKEQATDAINPEKKVLENESLSLLLEDLKLLQENEKQAILLCDLHELTYEEATEVLGLKLNTFKSHLYRGRKKLMAKVVERMRKDEGRE
- a CDS encoding iron-containing alcohol dehydrogenase, with translation MYKLYCRTYQGAFKVASRFLPWRFPELVEGENSLQQLPELIRSKGITSVLIVTDKGITSLGLIDGLLEGLKRENIDYFIYDKTVPNPTIVNIEEALELYKEYNCQAIIAFGGGSPIDCAKGVGARVAKPNKTIAQMKGVLKVRKEIPPLFAVPTTAGTGSEATLAAVISNSQTHEKYTVNDMSLIPHYAVLDPLLTVGLPPHITSTTGIDALTHAIEAYIGRSNTEMTRQLSREAVTLIFDNIYEAYSNGKNIKARTNMQKAAYKAGVSFTRAYVGYVHAIAHTLGGFYSVPHGLANAIILPYVLDYYGESVHKPLAELADLVGISKESETDEQKAQAFIEAIRKLNASMNIPNKISGIVDQDIPIMVERALQEANPLYPVPKILRKDDLFKLYEMIKE
- a CDS encoding aldehyde dehydrogenase, which gives rise to MENFNTLIAKQKSYFLTGKTKEVQFRIDSLEKLRTAIRNYEKELLAALKTDLNKSEFDAYTTEIGVLLEEIRFTLSHLRSWVKPEKVKTPVTHVGSTSYVYPEPYGVALIISPWNYPFQLAIAPLIGAIAAGNCAIIKPSELTPKTSEVLAKLVKEVFPEEYVTVALGGVEVSTALLSENVDYIFFTGSVPVGRVVMEAASKNLTPVTLELGGKSPCIVHEDANLKLAAKRIAWGKFTNAGQTCVAPDYVYVHTSVKDQFLIQFKEAITELYGDEPLQNPNFTRIVSERHFNRLTTFLNDGQTYLGGNKNSDKLLIEPTVLTNITWDDSVMADEIFGPILPVMEYTDLTEVISGIQNHPNPLALYVFTESAEIEKEVLTNISFGGGCVNDTLYHLASPHLPFGGVGNSGMGAYHGKGSFDTFSHKKAVLKQTTLFDIPFRYPNAKNGLKRIKMFLK
- a CDS encoding LacI family transcriptional regulator; this encodes MGVSIIDLANYCNLSVSTVSRALNNQYGVSERARKKVLQAVDELGYVPNEGAKELVRKRSNVIGLILHGDDYEVEPAFLNHLPYINQVLKEAGKDTMIQTVSRVNYRKGELQQFIQKRNFEGCIIFPGFLKGHPIFEDVSRMTTPVVVLEEDMTAPHCSTVNTDEVLGGYLAVEHLILSGHKHIGFVNGPSFIHISNLRYQGYKHALQRHGILYKEEYVLESNYKGEGGADSAVELLRINPEISAIFFANDVMAMGAISRLTKLKISIPKDISIIGYDGHKLTQFYNPPLTTIQIDYKQIAITASKELLKLIAGGTGGNELIKPKLIDRESVRIIRNKS
- a CDS encoding amidohydrolase family protein, producing MNKKKSTLILSITLVIMIGIVGVYTSVTSNKGLTVIPVSTYSEDVNCKEDVIAMRQQTNKETTLIEMYKDLKVIDVHNHGGPSAVVSVEEWKSYHIDQTFIFGNVSEPSAMGTDEQSFISYKRLPRDVLPFFAGININDESGIVYTKNQLERGYLGIGELAAASTHSPVLSSVKWKGIHPLDKKLPQVYELAAEYGAPVLLHIDPPDGHPIRVLEQALTDYPNTAFIFGHANVENTPKAIEELLKKHKNLYIDFFAGYTLQASKKGGYNLEDFVPVIEKYPNQFIFGTDGGYGMTYSQATEAIYETIHLLEPETACKVSNQNAEKIIETQQATQTQINKIKELSTKLKRKGQVEVNKREANELIFELEEKVAKLE
- a CDS encoding histidine--tRNA ligase produces the protein MKKMDYQNVRGTQDYLPEAEVIRREIRRTLEDVFIQYGCKPLETPILNYTELMASKYGGGAEILQEMYTLSDRGERDLALRYDLTIPFAKVIAMNPSIRMPFKRYEIGKVFRDGPIKTGRFREFTQCDVDIVGVDSQLAEAELMVMALDAFSKLDLQVTIQYNNRKLLTGMLELFRTPADKVNKVILILDKLEKVGVQAVTSELAEQGLGEDTVQKIREFLTNSANTSYSYFETYSKQNGLIKEGHNELIELDSYLNALGVKSQCLFNPFLARGLEIYTGTVYEIFLTNQAITSSIGSGGRYDHAIGGLIGTNEDYSTVGISFGLDVIYTAMCKKERIEEPYVDYYIVPLNTGRESLLIAQSLRSKGYKVELEMGNKKLGKALEKANKEKIQRVIIVGADEIAANEYRVKDMETGDEEVVEFNYNH